A section of the Festucalex cinctus isolate MCC-2025b chromosome 7, RoL_Fcin_1.0, whole genome shotgun sequence genome encodes:
- the ing4 gene encoding inhibitor of growth protein 4 — MAAGMYLEHYLDSIENLPFELQRNFNLMRDLDQRTEDLKGQIDSLAKEYTSNARTLSSEQKLSILRQIQQSYSKCKEFGDDKVQLAMQTYEMVDKHIRRLDTDLARFEADLKEKQIESTDYDSTSSKGKKVDTRQKEKKSAKTRSKVKSSDEDGSPKSSQKKVKLLQTGEFNSPSTNFGNVHPSDVLDMPVDPNEPTYCLCHQVSYGEMIGCDNTDCSIEWFHFACVGLTTKPRGKWYCPRCSQDRKRK; from the exons ATGGCGGCGGGGATGTATTTGGAGCATTATTTGGACA GCATAGAGAACTTGCCCTTCGAATTGCAGAGAAACTTCAATTTGATGAGGGATTTAGATCAGCGCACAGAAG ATCTCAAAGGACAGATAGACTCCCTCGCAAAAGAATACACATCAAACGCTCGGACTCTTTCCTCTGAGCAAAAGCTGTCCATCCTGAGGCAAATCCAGCAATCGTACAGCAAATGCAAAGAGTTTGGCGATGACAAGGTGCAACTGGCCATGCAAACCTACGAGATG GTTGACAAGCACATACGACGCCTGGACACGGACCTGGCCCGTTTTGAAGCCGACCTGAAGGAAAAACAGATCGAGAGCACAGATTATGATTCCACCTCCAGTAAAGGAAAGAAAG TGGACACCAGACAAAAGGAAAAGAAGTCGGCTAAAACGAGATCTAAAGTCAAGAGCTCCGATGAAGATGGCAGTCCCAAGAGCTCCCAGAAGAAAGTGAAACTCCTTCAAAC GGGTGAATTCAACAGCCCCTCCACCAACTTTGGGAATGTGCACCCATCCGATGTGCTGGACATGCCAGTGGACCCCAACGAGCCCACCTACTGTCTGTGCCATCAGGTGTCCTACGGCGAGATGATCGGCTGTGACAACACGGAT tgctccaTTGAGTGGTTCCATTTTGCGTGCGTGGGTCTGACGACCAAACCACGAGGCAAATG GTATTGTCCACGCTGCTCTCAAGacagaaagagaaaataa